From Deltaproteobacteria bacterium, the proteins below share one genomic window:
- a CDS encoding 30S ribosomal protein S12, giving the protein MPTINQLVRLGRQKVRFRTTAPALQCCPQRRGVCVRVYTTTPKKPNSALRKVARIRLSNALEVTGYIPGEGHNLQEHSVVLVRGGRVKDLPGVRYHIVRGTLDTLGVENRKQSRSKYGAKKPK; this is encoded by the coding sequence ATGCCAACAATTAATCAACTGGTTCGGTTGGGAAGACAAAAAGTGCGATTCCGCACAACGGCACCGGCTTTGCAATGTTGTCCGCAACGCCGTGGCGTTTGCGTTCGTGTTTATACAACCACTCCCAAAAAACCAAACTCGGCTCTTCGTAAAGTCGCTCGTATCCGTTTGAGCAATGCTCTCGAAGTAACCGGTTACATTCCGGGAGAAGGGCATAACTTGCAAGAGCACTCCGTTGTTTTAGTACGCGGAGGCCGAGTGAAAGATTTGCCCGGGGTTCGTTATCACATTGTGCGTGGAACATTAGATACCCTCGGTGTTGAAAACAGAAAACAGAGTCGTTCCAAATACGGAGCAAAAAAACCGAAGTAG
- the rpsG gene encoding 30S ribosomal protein S7: MPRKKRVSLKRDIEADLKFHDKIISKLINRLMWQGQKKKAQTIVYEAFEIVKQKKGQEPLELFKKAMENIKPVMEVRSRRVGGANYQVPVEVRPERKLSLGLKWLVDACRSRGEKTMSERLAVEIMEASENRGAAMKKKEDTHKMAEANRAFSHYRW, from the coding sequence ATGCCAAGAAAAAAACGTGTTTCATTAAAAAGAGATATTGAAGCGGATTTGAAGTTTCACGATAAAATCATTTCCAAACTGATCAATCGTTTGATGTGGCAGGGACAAAAGAAAAAAGCCCAGACGATTGTTTATGAAGCCTTTGAAATTGTGAAACAGAAAAAGGGACAAGAGCCTTTGGAATTATTCAAAAAGGCCATGGAAAATATCAAACCGGTCATGGAAGTTCGCTCTCGTCGTGTTGGTGGTGCCAACTATCAGGTTCCGGTTGAAGTGAGACCTGAAAGAAAACTCTCGCTCGGTTTGAAGTGGTTGGTGGATGCTTGCAGAAGCCGTGGTGAGAAAACAATGTCTGAAAGATTGGCCGTTGAAATTATGGAAGCATCGGAAAACAGAGGCGCCGCCATGAAGAAGAAGGAAGATACACATAAAATGGCGGAGGCTAATCGTGCTTTTTCTCATTACCGTTGGTAA